In Micromonospora sp. WMMD980, the following are encoded in one genomic region:
- the hisH gene encoding imidazole glycerol phosphate synthase subunit HisH: MGRRVVVLDYGSGNLRSAERALERAGADVTVTADLAAAAAADGLVVPGVGAFAACMAGIEELGAGPVIAERVAAGRPVLGICVGMQVLFGHGEEHGVVTKGLGLLPGGVTRLPAPRLPHMGWNTVHAPAGSTLFAGLPVDARFYFVHSYGVTDPAALGAAGAAVTTAHHGADFVAAVERGALSAAQFHPEKSADTGAALLRNWLGTLE, translated from the coding sequence ATGGGCCGGCGGGTGGTGGTGCTCGACTACGGCTCGGGCAACCTGCGTTCGGCCGAGCGCGCGCTGGAGCGGGCCGGTGCCGATGTCACGGTCACCGCTGACCTGGCCGCCGCCGCGGCCGCCGACGGCCTGGTGGTGCCGGGCGTGGGCGCGTTCGCCGCGTGCATGGCCGGGATCGAGGAGTTGGGCGCCGGCCCGGTCATCGCCGAGCGGGTCGCCGCCGGTCGTCCGGTGCTCGGCATCTGCGTCGGCATGCAGGTGCTGTTCGGGCACGGCGAGGAGCACGGCGTGGTCACCAAGGGGCTCGGGCTGCTGCCCGGCGGGGTGACCCGGCTGCCCGCGCCGCGCCTGCCGCACATGGGCTGGAACACGGTGCACGCCCCGGCCGGCTCGACGCTGTTCGCCGGCCTGCCGGTCGACGCCCGGTTCTACTTCGTGCACTCCTACGGGGTCACCGACCCGGCCGCGCTGGGCGCCGCCGGCGCCGCCGTGACCACCGCGCACCACGGCGCCGACTTCGTCGCGGCGGTGGAGCGGGGCGCGTTGTCGGCCGCCCAGTTCCATCCGGAGAAGTCGGCCGACACCGGCGCGGCGTTGCTGCGCAACTGGCTCGGCACGCTTGAGTAA
- the priA gene encoding bifunctional 1-(5-phosphoribosyl)-5-((5-phosphoribosylamino)methylideneamino)imidazole-4-carboxamide isomerase/phosphoribosylanthranilate isomerase PriA translates to MSLDLLPAVDVADGQAVRLVQGTAGSETAYGDPLEAALVWQSDGAEWIHLVDLDAAFGRGSNAALLAEVVGKLDVRVELSGGIRDDESLRAALGTGAARVNIGTAALEDPEWCDRICAEYGDRVAIGLDVRGRTLSARGWTRDGGDLYDVLARLDRAGAARYVVTDITKDGTMRGPNLDLLREVCARTDAPVIASGGVSTLDDLRALATLESVGVEGVIAGKALYAGAFTVAEALAALRAGA, encoded by the coding sequence TTGAGCCTTGATCTGTTGCCCGCCGTGGACGTCGCCGACGGCCAGGCCGTCCGGCTCGTGCAGGGCACCGCCGGCAGCGAGACCGCCTACGGTGATCCGCTGGAGGCGGCGCTCGTCTGGCAGTCCGACGGCGCGGAGTGGATCCACCTGGTCGACCTGGACGCGGCGTTCGGGCGCGGCTCGAACGCCGCGCTGCTCGCCGAGGTGGTCGGCAAGCTGGACGTCAGGGTGGAGTTGTCCGGCGGGATCCGCGACGACGAGTCGCTGCGGGCGGCGCTGGGCACCGGCGCGGCCCGGGTCAACATCGGCACCGCCGCGCTGGAGGACCCGGAATGGTGCGACCGGATCTGCGCCGAGTACGGCGACCGGGTGGCGATCGGGCTGGACGTGCGCGGCCGTACCCTCTCGGCGCGGGGCTGGACCCGCGACGGCGGTGACCTCTACGACGTGCTGGCCCGCCTGGACCGTGCCGGCGCGGCGCGGTACGTGGTCACGGACATCACCAAGGACGGCACCATGCGCGGGCCCAACCTGGACCTGCTGCGCGAGGTGTGCGCCCGCACCGACGCCCCGGTGATCGCCTCCGGCGGCGTGTCCACGCTGGACGACCTGCGGGCCCTGGCGACGTTGGAGTCGGTCGGGGTGGAGGGCGTGATCGCCGGCAAGGCGCTCTACGCCGGCGCGTTCACCGTCGCGGAGGCGCTCGCCGCGCTGCGGGCCGGCGCGTGA
- a CDS encoding Rid family hydrolase gives MTAAPGAPPVGGVGEPPVGGLAGAAGTVVTRLGSGGPWEAVYGYSRVVRAGALAITAGCTSTVDGRVAHVGDAAAQTAQAIRIGLDALAEVGAEPGDVVRTRMYVTDRLYVDEVGRAHNAVFGPVRPVATMVVVAGLVDPEHLVEVELEAYLPAG, from the coding sequence GTGACCGCCGCGCCGGGCGCGCCGCCGGTCGGCGGCGTGGGTGAGCCGCCGGTCGGCGGCTTGGCGGGCGCGGCCGGCACGGTGGTGACCCGGCTCGGCTCGGGCGGGCCGTGGGAGGCGGTCTACGGCTACTCCCGGGTGGTCCGGGCCGGCGCGTTGGCGATCACCGCCGGATGTACCTCCACGGTGGACGGTCGGGTGGCGCACGTCGGGGACGCGGCGGCGCAGACCGCGCAGGCGATCCGGATCGGCCTGGACGCGCTCGCCGAGGTGGGCGCGGAGCCGGGCGACGTGGTGCGGACCCGGATGTACGTGACCGACCGGCTCTACGTCGACGAGGTGGGGCGGGCGCACAACGCGGTGTTCGGCCCGGTGCGTCCGGTGGCGACCATGGTGGTGGTGGCCGGTCTGGTGGACCCGGAGCACCTGGTCGAGGTCGAGTTGGAGGCGTACCTCCCGGCCGGTTGA
- a CDS encoding MarR family transcriptional regulator, which yields MTDDLVLRRQVCFALYAASRALTDVYRPILDEHGLTYPQYLVLLVLWERGDDAPTVSELGARLRLDSGTLSPLLKRLAAAGLVVRTRSAADERRVEVGLTDRGRALRERMDDVPLRVARATGLTEAELVGLRDTLTRVTETIHRQKEQ from the coding sequence GTGACCGATGATCTGGTGCTGCGCCGGCAGGTGTGCTTCGCCCTCTACGCGGCGTCGCGCGCCCTGACCGACGTCTACCGGCCCATCCTCGACGAGCACGGCCTGACCTACCCGCAGTACCTGGTGCTGCTGGTGCTCTGGGAGCGCGGCGACGACGCTCCCACCGTCTCCGAGCTCGGCGCGCGGCTCCGGCTCGACTCCGGCACGCTCTCCCCGCTGCTCAAACGGTTGGCGGCGGCCGGGCTGGTGGTGCGTACCCGCTCGGCGGCCGACGAGCGCCGGGTCGAGGTGGGCCTCACCGACCGGGGCCGGGCGCTGCGGGAGCGGATGGACGACGTGCCGCTGCGGGTGGCCCGCGCCACCGGCCTCACCGAGGCCGAGCTGGTCGGGCTGCGCGACACGCTCACCCGGGTCACCGAGACGATCCACCGACAGAAGGAGCAGTGA
- a CDS encoding organic hydroperoxide resistance protein has protein sequence MQVLYTASAKATGDGRDGHVRTSDGTVELDLAVPKEMGGAGGAANPEQLFAAGYAACFHSALRIVARQAKADVAGSVVEAEVGIGPNGSGGYGLAVTLVVDLPAVERSAAEKLVEAAHQVCPYSNATRGNIEVALTVREAL, from the coding sequence ATGCAGGTCCTCTACACCGCGTCCGCCAAGGCCACCGGCGACGGCCGGGACGGCCACGTCCGCACCTCCGACGGCACCGTCGAGCTGGACCTCGCGGTGCCGAAGGAGATGGGCGGCGCCGGCGGCGCGGCCAACCCCGAGCAGCTCTTCGCCGCCGGTTACGCGGCCTGCTTCCACTCCGCGCTGCGCATCGTCGCGCGGCAGGCCAAGGCGGACGTCGCCGGCTCGGTCGTCGAGGCCGAGGTGGGTATCGGCCCGAACGGCAGCGGCGGCTACGGCCTGGCCGTGACACTCGTGGTGGACCTGCCCGCGGTCGAGCGGTCGGCCGCCGAGAAGCTGGTCGAGGCCGCCCACCAGGTCTGCCCCTACTCGAACGCGACCCGCGGCAACATCGAGGTCGCGCTGACCGTCCGGGAGGCCCTGTGA
- a CDS encoding NADP-dependent oxidoreductase translates to MSSDSSVNREIHLASRPEGWPTADNFRLVTTEVPTPGPGQLVVRNQFMSVDPYMRGRMNDVKSYMPPFALDAPLDGGAIGEVVAGEAEGVKPGDVVLHSLGWREYALVDAKAVRKVDPGVAPVSAYLGVLGMTGLTAYAGLLDVAAMKPGETVFVSGAAGAVGSMVGQIAKLRGAGRVVGSAGSPAKVERLLALGFDAAFDYHEGPVHQQLKAAAPDGVDVYFDNVGSDHLEAAIGAMNLHGRAAICGMIAQYNSAEPPAAPRNLALVIGKRLTLRGFLVGDHGHLREQFVQEMAGWLREGRLSYDETVVDGIEAAPEAFLGLMRGENLGKMLVRL, encoded by the coding sequence GTGAGCAGCGACAGCAGCGTGAACCGGGAGATCCATCTGGCGTCCCGCCCCGAGGGCTGGCCGACCGCCGACAACTTCCGGCTGGTCACCACCGAGGTGCCGACGCCGGGCCCGGGCCAGCTCGTGGTCCGCAACCAGTTCATGTCCGTCGACCCGTACATGCGCGGGCGGATGAACGACGTCAAGTCCTACATGCCGCCGTTCGCGCTGGACGCCCCGCTCGACGGCGGCGCGATCGGTGAGGTGGTGGCCGGCGAGGCCGAGGGCGTCAAGCCCGGCGACGTGGTCCTGCACAGCCTCGGCTGGCGCGAGTACGCGCTCGTCGACGCCAAGGCCGTGCGCAAGGTCGACCCGGGCGTCGCCCCGGTCAGCGCCTACCTCGGCGTGCTCGGCATGACCGGGCTGACCGCGTACGCGGGGCTGCTCGACGTGGCCGCGATGAAGCCGGGGGAGACCGTCTTCGTCTCCGGCGCGGCCGGCGCGGTGGGCAGCATGGTCGGGCAGATCGCGAAGCTGCGGGGCGCCGGCCGGGTGGTCGGCAGCGCCGGCTCCCCGGCGAAGGTCGAGCGGCTCCTCGCGCTCGGCTTCGACGCCGCCTTCGACTACCACGAGGGCCCGGTCCACCAGCAGCTCAAGGCCGCCGCTCCGGACGGCGTCGACGTCTACTTCGACAACGTCGGCTCGGACCACCTGGAGGCCGCGATCGGGGCGATGAACCTGCACGGCCGGGCCGCCATCTGCGGCATGATCGCCCAGTACAACTCGGCCGAGCCGCCGGCCGCCCCGCGCAACCTGGCGCTGGTGATCGGCAAGCGGCTGACCCTGCGCGGCTTCCTCGTCGGTGACCACGGCCACCTGCGCGAGCAGTTCGTCCAGGAGATGGCCGGCTGGCTGCGCGAGGGCCGGCTCTCCTACGACGAGACCGTGGTCGACGGCATCGAGGCGGCCCCGGAGGCCTTCCTCGGCCTGATGCGCGGCGAGAACCTCGGCAAGATGCTCGTCCGACTCTGA
- the hisF gene encoding imidazole glycerol phosphate synthase subunit HisF codes for MTVAVRVIPCLDVDAGRVVKGVNFLDLRDAGDPVELAAAYDRAGADELTFLDVTASSSDRGTMLDVVRRTAESVFIPLTVGGGIRRVEDVDTLLRAGADKVGVNTAAIARPELIAEIADRFGRQVLVLSLDVRRALAGETPSGFEVTTHGGRRGAGLDAVEWAARAAELGAGEILLNSMDADGTKTGFDLPLIQAVREVVDVPVIASGGAGAVAHFPPAVDAGADAVLAASVFHFGELTVGEVKDALRGAGHPVR; via the coding sequence ATGACGGTGGCGGTACGGGTCATCCCGTGTCTGGACGTGGACGCCGGGCGCGTGGTCAAGGGCGTCAACTTCCTCGACCTGCGCGACGCCGGCGACCCGGTGGAGCTGGCGGCGGCGTACGACCGGGCCGGTGCCGACGAGCTGACGTTCCTCGACGTGACCGCCTCGTCCAGCGACCGCGGCACCATGCTCGACGTGGTGCGGCGCACCGCCGAGTCGGTCTTCATCCCGCTCACCGTCGGCGGCGGCATCCGCCGGGTCGAGGACGTGGACACGCTGCTGCGCGCCGGCGCGGACAAGGTCGGGGTGAACACCGCGGCCATCGCCCGGCCGGAGCTGATCGCCGAGATCGCCGACCGGTTCGGCCGGCAGGTGCTGGTGCTCTCGCTGGACGTGCGCCGGGCCCTCGCCGGGGAGACGCCGAGCGGCTTCGAGGTGACCACGCACGGCGGCCGGCGCGGCGCCGGGCTGGACGCGGTCGAGTGGGCGGCTCGCGCCGCCGAGCTGGGCGCGGGCGAGATCCTGCTCAACTCGATGGACGCCGACGGCACCAAGACCGGCTTCGACCTGCCGTTGATCCAGGCGGTCCGCGAGGTGGTGGACGTGCCGGTGATCGCCAGCGGTGGCGCGGGGGCGGTGGCGCACTTCCCGCCGGCCGTCGACGCGGGAGCCGACGCGGTGCTCGCGGCCAGCGTCTTCCACTTCGGCGAGCTGACCGTCGGCGAGGTCAAGGACGCCCTGCGCGGCGCGGGTCACCCCGTGCGCTGA